A stretch of DNA from Peromyscus maniculatus bairdii isolate BWxNUB_F1_BW_parent chromosome 7, HU_Pman_BW_mat_3.1, whole genome shotgun sequence:
TCAGAGGGTCCATGGCTGGGAATTCATGCTAAACACTGAGGACAGTGGAAGCCACAAAAGACCAAAGCAGAGGAGTAGCTAGTTCACTTGGACACAATAGTTCCCACGTTGCTCTGCCTCAAGTGGTAAGTGAAAGGTGCTAGATGGACCTTCAGGATGCCCAGCCTCCTTAGGGGCGAGTGGAGCAGGGGGATGCTGGGCTCTAAGTCGGAACTGTCAAGTCTAGATCAGCCGGATGGACCTTTAGGCACTACCTTTTCTTGGTGTTTTTTcaggagataggatctcatgtagcctgggctggcctcaaatttgctatgtagtgtAAGAGTCTGGACTTCCTGACTTTGTTTCCTGAGTGCCCACCTCCTGAGTGTCCAGatggcaggcatgcaccactacttcagcgcctcatgcatgccaggcatgcACTCGGCCAACTCAGCTGCATTCCCAGCCCTCTGCCGTTTGATTCCTAACACACTTGAAACCCAGAGATGGGCAGTAACTTACCCAAAGGAACACAGCATCTAGGATATGGCTCCATCCTGGTGCTTTCCCTCAGGCGTGAGGACACTCTTGATGATGTGACTGGCTGATGGCAAACAAGGACTCAACATGAGCCACAAGTCGGAGAAAGATGAGGGAGAAAGGAGGCCTCACATGTGGACcccagtgtgggggaggggctggccaGCTGCCAAGCTCACAGCTGCTCCTCCAGACTCCTCAACCTCCTGCCTTCATTCTGCTGAGTCCAGCagtcctggggctggaaagaggggCAGGCCTTCCCCTGAAGGTCACTGTCCCTGTGTGCACACATCCAACCTTTAAAGGCAGGGAGTAGGGAGACACCTCTGACCCAGTGCAGGCCTGCAGTTCTGCAGCGTCTCCACTGGCAGGCCTGTATAGACCTCACACTGTGGCTGGCCCCCATCTCCCAGTCCACCCTTACAAGGGTCAGAGGTTTCTACTCTGCTGGAGCATCCCTTCTGGGGCCATGTCCTCTTCCTGGAGGGAAAGCTGGGGTGTACCGTTATTCCCTGACCCCTTCCTCCAGGCTGACTTCGGTTTCGTCCTCATCCTCTGTCCCCTACTTCCCCCATCCTTCAGCCTCGTTCCTTGCTCTTGCCCCAAATGTCCCCAACTCTATTCCTCTCTCTTGCTCAGACTCTTCTTGGGTCTTCAATGCAGGCTTTTCACCTCACCCCTTTCCAAAATGCAGAAAGCGATGCTCACATTCCATCCCGTGAGCTAGTTTGGAGACGGAAAATCTACAGTTTGGCTCATATTAGGACCCAGTGATGGGTCTGGGCTCCCCTCCCATGCTACTGGAAACACTCTGCACTTATGTCCAATGGGTCCCTGTCTCGTGCCGGCACAGCTCTCACATGTGGCCATCCCATCCTCTCATAAGGACTCTTTGATCCCAACAGAATTCCCGGCAGACAAAGGGGAGCATCAGaaatgctgtttatttttttttttctgctacccCAAACTGGCTAGCCTCTTTGGAGGGGCAGCCTACATACTTGGAAACAAAGGAGGGGCAAGTGTCTCGAGAGGCAGGCACAGGCCGTGGGCTGTGGGATGAGAGGACAGAGAGGCCCAGCCAGGGACAATTTCCACATTTCATCAGAGGCATTAGGGAGACAGGGAGAGCGCTTAGCCTTCCCAGTCCTTGCCTGTAGTACTTCCTTTCCAGATCCTGTACTGGCCCCTCCAGGCTCCTTTCCGGACCAGCCCCGGTGCCCACCTGGGTGGCCTCCCCAAGCTCCTTACCTCAGTGCCAAGAACTCTCAAAGTGGGCCAGGGTAAGGGCATTATTGTTGCCCTGTTAGCATGCTGCCCCAGGTAGGAGCATGGGCAATGCTGTTAGCAGCCATTAGTACCAGAGATGACGAGTTCTGCAATACAGTTCTAATCCTAGTGGCTAGCTCTGAGCAAATCGACAAGTCGGAATAACGAGGGGCCCGGGAGAGCTCAGAAAGGGAGGTAGGAAAACGTGAAGTCCCCAGGCCAAGCCCCGGCCTCACCAACTCCAGGCCTCACGGTACTCAGAGGGAACATTGGCAGGGTCAGGAGGAGTCAGGAAGGCCCTGGGGCTGCTCCAGCCAGCCGGGGCAGGGTGTGGTTAGAAGCAGGCAAGGAAGAGGACGAGCAAGCTTTGGCCTAGCAGAAGCAGCCCCGAGAGTTGCTGCACAGGCTTCCCTTCTGCCGCGATTGCAGCCTCTGGGGCCCCGGCACGGCTGAGGTAAATGATAACCACGTTGTCCTCGGGGCCAGAGGGCTGGACCTCGTTGTCAACCGTGTAGCAGCCCTTGCCCTCCGCGGCTTTGCTATGGAACCTGCGCCCCAGGGCATCCTCTCCTCCCTCACCTGGAGTGGCCAAGGCCACGTTCACAGAGCTCTCGGCACTGCCCAGCTCATTGGTGGCCAGACAGGTATAGGTGCCCTCCTCCCGCTTGCCGAAGTCAGGGATAAGCAGACTGCCATTGGCAAAGGCCTGGAAGCGTGGCCGCCCATTGGTCATAAGGGTACCAGGTAGGGCACGTCCGCTAGTGCCGACATTAGGACTGACGATCTCCACCGTGCCACCATGGGTGTGGATATGCCAGTGAAGCTGGGGGGCCGGCTGTCCATCCACGTCACAGTGGAGTGCCAGCACAAAGCCGGGCCGCAGCTCCGCTCCATCCTGGCTGGGCTGGTAGCTTAGCTGCACTGAGGGTGCGGAGCAGGGAAGCGGTGGCAGGCGGCTCAGTGGGGTGCCCTTCAGCACCTGTGGTGAAGTACAGGCAACGTTGTCCTGCTCTGGAATGGACATCGCGGTGGCCAGGGCCCAGGTCTTGAACCACACGAGGCCACAGGTGCAGTCAAAAGGGTTGTCGTTGATCTGCAAGTGGGACAGCGCGGTGAGTGGGGCGAAGGTGCCCTCGGCCAGCGTGTGCAGGCGGTTGTGATTGAGCTGCAGAGAACGGAGCGcatggaggctgaggaaggcatCCCGAGGGATGAAGGCCAGCTCATTGCTGTCCATCTTGAGCAGCTGCAGAGCGCTGAGGTTGTGTAGGTCGCTCCAGGCAAACTCAGAGATGAGGTTGTGGCTGAGGTCCAGGCTCTTGAGCTGGCCCAGGGGGGCCAGGGCGCCAGCAGCCACCGAGCGGATCTCATTGTGTGCAAGCCACAGCGACTGCAGTAGGGGGACCTCCCTGAAAGCCCCCTTGGGCAGGCGTGGCAGCCTGTTGGCTGACAGGCTCAGTGTGGTCACATTGGCTGGGAAGCCTGGTGGTACAGCCTGTAGGTCACGATAGGCACAGTCTGCAATCTGGAAACCATACTTCTCCCCACAGTCACAGGACTCCGGACAAGCTTGCACCAGGTTCAGGAGAACAGCCCAGCAAAGCAGGCACAGTGCCCGCATGGTACCTCCTGCAAGGAAGGACCCAGGTGAGCTTAAGGATTCACAGAAAGGACTTATCCCTCCTCAGACCCCAACCATTAGAAGGCCCTGCATAATCCAGCCAGACACTACCACCTAACCCACCACCCTCACTCCCtaggagaagaaactgaggcccataAGAGGGCTTGGACTTGCCAAGGTCGTGTAGGCAGACAAGGTGAAGACAGGCTGGAAGGCCACCCCAGCTTTTCCTCTGCACAGAGCTCTTTCTGCCTCGGCCTGTTGCTAGCTGTCTTTATGACTTGCAATCTGTTTTCCagccacccccccctccccccagcactcCACAGAACCTCCCTTCTGCCCTCCCACATCCTGGCTACAGTCCCTCCCACTGGAGCCCCCCATAGGTGTATGTTTTGCTTCTCTAGTCCAGACAAGGCCCCTTGTGCAACGcacacacaccctccacccctcccactcCGGGGCCCCGTTCCGTTCCGTTCCGTTCCAACTACCCCAGGCAGCTGCCTAAATAAACCAACCAGGACCTCTCAACTAAGGCAGGGGGCCAGAGGCTCATCCCCAATGCAGCTGCGAGTTCTGGAGTTGAGATTGTCCGAGCAGATGCTCTCTGGATGGCTCTGAGAAAGGGCCTGTTCCAAGTCCGTCAAACTCACAGGGATGGAAGAACAAACCAGCCAGAGCCTAGCAGACCTCCACCCCCAACTCCCTCACCCCCAGCTGTGGGGACTCCCTCTTCCCTGACCTACCTccacactgctcttccaaagtcAAGCTGAGCCTCTCTTAAGACGGGTAGAACCAAAGCACAGAAGGACTAGGActgccaggcaggaccaggatgCTGGAGCAGGGGGCTGGCTGCTGACCAGGGTGCCCAGGACAGTCCTGAGCAGGGGCTGCAGGGAAGGATCTGTGCAGCCTCGACGCCTTTCAACAAAACGAAAATGAGCTTCGGCCACAGGGACCCTGCTTTATAAATGACACCAGAAACTGAAGGGGAAAGGGGCCAAATTTTGGGttgttcatgttctctctctctctctctctctctctctctctctctctctctctctctctctctctctctctctccaactttCTTAAAGTCACAGCACTATCTGGGCAGGACCCCAAGAAAAGATGAGGCCCGAaaggatcctttttttttttttttttctaatggggGAAGGGTGAGAAACTGGATCTCATGGAAAGTGAGAAATTTGGAACCTCGCTTCCAACAAGAAGAAAGAGGGcggccccttcctcccctcctggcCGAGTTGCTGTTTGTGTGCACAGCTGGGTGTGTGCTGTGGCCTTGGTGGGGGAGAGCGGGGATTAGCTGTGTGTGGATGAGGCTGTGTGTTAGGGACATGCGGTAGGAGACTCTGTGCTCAGGGGAGTTTGAGGGTGCttgcgtgtgtgtctgtgggatGGTGTGTTCGTGTGTGGATATGAACTAGTCTCTTTGTGAGTGTGGATTCCTGCGTGTCTCtcttggcgtgtgtgtgtgtgtgtgtgtgtgtgtgtgtgtgtgtggtgtgtgcgcgCGTGCTGGGGTGTCTCTATAAAAAACTGTGAGGGCCAGAGTGTAGGGAACAGCCACCAGACTCCAGCCCCTGGGTGAGAAACCAAAATGTTAggcggttctttttttttttttttttttaagtaaatatatccTGCAGGCTGAAGTTGCTGGGCAGCGAGCTCCCAGGGCCCCAGCTGAGCCCCACACTGAGCTGGGCGTGTGCTCAGCAGGATGAAGGGATGACAGCATGCCTGACGGAGAGCAGAAATCAGCCTGGGCAGGGGTGTCGCTGGCTGGGGATTCTGGACACCCTGGCTTGCAGACAAAGATGTTCCAtggcccaggacccagcacccgGAGCAATGTTGAGGGGCCTCGCTTCAGGAACAGTCCCCGTGGCTCTGTTCCCACAGTGTTCAAGACCTGTCATAGACGCCAGACGGAGTGGCAAGCTCTGCCATTTCCGGGATCTACCATCCCACACTGTCTCTGGGGAGGGTATGAGACCTTTCTCTCCAGACAGGAAGGGCCGTGGATAGGAATGGAGCGAGGAAGAGGCCAAGGAGCTGGGGTGGAAGACAAGGGACCGGAAAATAACTCCCTGGCATGgactcctctgccctccacagcatATACCTATCCATCTCTCCCAGCAGCCCTCACGCatgcttcctcttcctgtctgttAACCTGACAGAGTCTGCTGTGACTCAACTCACCTCTCAGCAAGGCCAAGGGGAAATGGGCATTGTCGCTGACTGAAAGTATGCAAGGAACCCCACTCCAGCTCCTCACACCCTCTCTCTGTCATGGAGCTTTCGAAGGCCCCAGAGGGCTGCCTGTGAACAATGAGTCTGAAGCTAGGATGTCATTGTAGACTCCTTCAGATGTGTCCTTCTCTGCCCTGCGCCCAGGAAGCCTTCTCTCGTACCTTGTTTATTGTGTAGAAGGGTTTGGGCCAAGTCCTGAAGTGGGTGGAATAAGCAGAGGGTGGCGGCCTACACACCCAGATTCCACAGCGCAGGGAAATCTGTGACCTTCGAGTCTGTCGGGGCAACTTCCCGGAGACCAGGGCTTCACTGGGTTTCTCAGAACACAGCTGCACACACTCACTGAACAAAGCTCATGTCATCAGCCCTCCCTGCAGGGCCCCCCAAGGAGCTCACAGTCCCCACCCTATCCCATTTCTCTAAAGCCCACCCAAGGACAGATCGACCATCCTCTCTCCCCTTAACCCTCCTGTTGTAGCTGCTTCCTTCTGGCACAGACAATAGAAATCAaatggcgcacgtctttaatcccagcactcaggaggcagaggcaggtggatctctgtgagttcgaggccagcctggtctatatagtcccaggacagccaggctgcatagagagagactctgtttcgaaacaacaaacaaacaaaagaagaagaagaggaagaagaagaggaggaggaggaggaagaggaagaggaagaaagagagaaagaaagaaagaaagaaagaaagaaagaaaggaaggaaggaaggaagaaagaaagaaagaaagaaagaaagaaagaaagaaagaaagaaagaaagaaagaaagaaagaaagaaagagcaatcACCTCACCATGCAGCTTTCTGAGACCTCCAAGTCCGGGGTTGTTCTCTTCACTAATTGTCCTCACTGACACCGCCCCCCCCTTGCTCTGATCTACAGTTATTTGTTCTTTCATAGGTAGATAGATGCCCTGTCTTGCGGGTTGCTATTGAACCAGATACCTAGAAGCCCTTGGGTGAATGCAAGAGTTGGCAGGTCATCAGATGTCgcaaaggaaagcattttaagGTTCATCTGTTCTCTTCCTTGTGGCACAAATGGAGATTCTAggccagaaggaaggagggagatgcCCAAGGAAAGTTCCTTACAATAAAGGCATTTCAGGAAAGGTTGTATAGAATGCAAGGGAGCCACATTTTTCAGGGATGGGGGGCCATCACTAGCTGTCCCAGGAACAGCAATGCTGACCTCCTCATTCTCCACCAGCAAAGCTCTTGATGGTAGCCAAACACTGGTCCCCAGAATTCCGTTTCAGAACAGCTCtgaaggctgagggcaggagaaaCGAGTGGAGAGGGGCCCACTCAAGCAGaagagaccgtgtgtgtgtgtgtgtgtgtgtgtgtgtgtgtgtgtgtgtgtgtgtgtgtgtgtgtgtgtgtgtagtcactgATAGCTCTGCATTAACCCAGGTCCAACTAAGGCCATCAGGGTAGAGCAGCGCCTCCTCTGGCACCCAAGGGCCACTGCTTAGAGTAGACCCCACAGGACCTTCTGTGCATTTTCACAGTGGGGTATGCAGACCACCCCCAGCAGGGCACTAGGAGCAGTTTATAGTTGTTCCAGGGCACAACCTCTCCAAGTAACTGTGTCCTGTCCCACTGATGACCCCAGATGAAGCACTTCCTGCAAAGGCCTCTCCAGAGGATACAATCCAGGAGGCCTCATTCTCCTCCAAGCCTATTGCTAGCTCCCTGCCCACCACTGGGGCCGTCAGGTCAGAGTGGGCCCTAAGAGGATATGTGAGACCTTGACTGTCACCCAGAGGCCCACGTTTGGAGAGCCTTTCTCCAATCCTCGGGCCCCCCTATGGCATCTCGGTCTTCAGCAGCTCTCAAAGGAGGgacacagaggaagggagagggaagaaagacccCCCTCCAGGCCCAGGGTTCTCTGACAGCTTGCAGAGTGGCCTGCCCTGCTTTGCCTGCTGGCCTTTCTAGGATGCAAGATTGTCAGGGCTACATCTAAACCACTTCGGTAGACAGTGACAGCCGGTTGGCTCTCACTCTGTCCCACAGCGGTTCCTTCCTTATTCTGGAGACTCAGCCTTCTCTCCCGgctccctctccccccttccctcctgtccCGCCACCTCCAACTAAGGCGGCCAGTCCCACAACAGCTGTGGCTGCTCAGCCGGAAGCCCCCACCTCAGAGAGGCCTGTAGGGGCCTCTGAACCATGCCAGGCCACATCAGCTTTTCCtggaaggcagaaaaaaagatcccaaagagaaaatggaggtgtagggggggaggcaggggtgggagtaGGGGCAGAGCCAACAGGGAGAGAAAACtggggagaaacagaaacagggggATGGAAATGTCTCAGAGAGAGATTAACAGAAAGTCACAGCCAGAGTGAGGGCATGGACTGTTTGTCTGGGGATGGGGGTGACCCCCCCGGGAGAAAGGAATCTAGGAGGACGCAGGcctgggaagagatgggaaagggCTGGAGTCTGAAACAGAAAAGTTGTGCCGACACAGTGTCACAGTGCCCCGTGGAAGGGCAGAGCTGGTCTCTGACCCACACCAAATACCCTCCAAACAGCTTGCAGGAACCCTTGGGAGGAGGCTAGCACACTCCCACTGGAATTTGTTTCACCCATGAGTCTCCAGGGAGAAAAGATGAGGTATGGAGAGGCCTGGGTTGTCCGTGACACACAGGGCTGTGTTTAAGGGACTCTTTCTGTTGGCATGCTTGTGAAAGGGGAGCTCATGCTTGCTCCTCTGTGCACGTGTGTGAGTTTGTGCACCAGAGCCAGCAGGAGCCCAGGGCGTGCACACTCAAGACTACAGAGGGGAAAGTAGAGTCCACTTTGTGTTCTCTACTGCATCTGCCTCTAGCTGGAGACTCCCACTGACTCAAGCCTGACTGTACCCGGGACAGACTTACCCTTTCCTCCCTACCCTCCATACACTCTCCCCTCCACTCGAGTGTGAGTTTCTTGTTTTGGGGTCTCTGACCTTGGAAACCACGGGCCTGGGGTTGCCCTTAAACTTGACAACCTGAATCTGAGCTTCAggacctacatgatggaaggagagaactgactcctgcaagtcatCGTCTGACCTTTACACAGGCCTGTTAGGGGTATGCATAACCAGCCGGGATCTATGTGGGTGAGAGCCACAGTTCAGCTTTGTGGGCAAAGCCAAGCCTGGAACGGGAGCGCAGGAACACACCATCTGCTGGGTTGGGAAAAATAATGGACTTGGTGGATAGGGGCTTGGGGACAGTGccgagagggggaggagaggagagaggggagtggGGGTCGGAATGAAGAGTCAGGAGAGGTGGAAACATCGAGACCTGTGATCGGAAGGGCTGGGGCCAGCTGTGAGAAAGGCCAGCTTGTCACTGACAGTAGAGGATCATGGCAGAGCTGACACATGCCCGTCACTGACGGGTCAGGCTGCAGTCTGTTTCCATGCAGCACTGCTTTCCACATCAGCAACCAGACACTCCTGAGATCAGAGCTTGGTTCCTCTCAACCCAGAGAGCTGTGAGGAGGTCCGGGGGGACATATGTTTTTTCTACAGGGGAGAGGGGGAGTAGGGTACCAGgctggagacagaaagaggagggagaccTGGTTGAAGCGGGGGAGGACAGGGCAGCAAAGCTGTGGTGACTTCAGCCCAAGGGAAGTGGACGTGAAGAGGGAAAGATGGTATCTAATCTGCCTGGGGAGGTGGCACAGGCTACAGAAACTTCTGCAGGTGGCAGCCAGGGCAGGCCAGCATGACGTACAGCCACTGAGTGTGTAGAAgctcagagaagaaagaacattGTTGTTGCAGagtattagttgaagatgtgttacatttgtttacgctgtggaacttttgtttaatgatgcaaagatgtgttgcattctttaatgtttaactctgtgaagctgtgttattttgcttgTCTAAACcagactggtctaataaagagctgaacggccaatagctaggcaggagaaaggatggcggggctggcaggcagagagaataaatgggaggagaaatctgggaagagaggtcCAGGAATGAacaaaggagaaggggaggaggaggcgaCCGGGTGAGACTCACATGATCTGAATAAATATACGTTACATACCCTGAAAGCTGCCTAGGAGTTTTTATTCTTCCTCCTTGACAAACGCACCTCCACAACCACCTAGAAGACCAAGTTCAAGCTTAGCACTTGCAAAAGAGAACAattgaaggaaggaggaagacagtGTGAAGACACAGGGGCGGGGGGATGGTAAATAGAGAGGAAGGTAGCTGGAGAGGGATGGATGCATCCACAAGTGAAGAACCCCCTACAATGGCCATCAACCTGCAGAGcccagggagaggcagggagcaGATTCCACCCTCCACAGCCCATAGGATGGACCAGCCCTGAGGACTTCTTGACTGTATGTCCTCACATTCAGGCCTATGATACAGTATGCTGTGTTATTTAAGTCACCTAGTTTTGGGTCTGTCCTTGTAGAAAACACTATGAAAAGTAAAGTTTCATTCCACTTATATAATCTTTCACCCCCCTTCACCCTTCTCATTTTGCTAGTTAAGTTGTTTTTGGGgcagggggctgaagagatggttctgtaattaaaagcactggctgttctttcagatgacccagcttcaattcccagcacccacatggcggctcacaccttTCTATAACTTCAGTTCAAGGAGggtcagacaccctcttctgatctctgagtaTATCAGGCATgtctgtggtacacagacatatatgtaggcaaaacactcatacacataaagtaaaataaaaattttttaaaatttaaaaatgttcttggggcaggtgagatgactcagttgatAAAGGTGCTTgatgctaagcctgatgacctgagttcaagcacCATTACCCACATAGAGGGAGAGAACctgcagcaggaatcttaaaagttcttattaataaatgaacaaaggagaaggggaggaggaggcgaCAGGGTGAGACTCACATGCTCTGAATAAATGTATGTTACATACCCTGCAAATCAAACAtgagaccagttattggggtgagtgatggtagatcagatgcagaagaagccacagctacctcaccttgccaattctcagctgatcctgtttcctcagactggaagcctctgtgtcctcacatccgaatggctctcagctgaactgcgctactcaaaacctaaaagcttaaccagccaaatgcttctagtttctggtcctcacgccttatctatctttgtgctttctgcctcactctctgggattaaaggctcactttctggggttaaaggtgtgtgtcaccatgcctggctgtttccagtgtggccatgaactcacagagatccagagggatttctgcctctggaatgctaggattaaaggtatgagtgccaccattttctagcctttgtatctagtggctgttctgtctcttgaccccagataagtttattagggtgcacaatattttggggaacacaataccaccacaagaaccGACTCCAGCAAAGCATCCTATGACCTCTACCCCCCAAGTCACAAGTACAATGGTTTCATTTTGTTCATAGATTCGAATaggttgttgttcttttttttttttatcagtaacCTAATATTACATTCTCATGTCCACGTGAGCACAGTCCATTACCACGGCTGAGCTAAGGACCATCCAAGGATTACATTTCCTCCCCTCCTGATCCAGCGTTGGGATGCCATCAAGGTCAGATGGATTCAGTTCCATCAATTGCTTGGAGGTATGAGAGTCTCAGTTGCCTTATATTTGGGCTACGGCTTCTTAGGAAGAGCTTCTGAGCTACCTGAAGTTCTAATTGCTTTAGTTATTCTTATTGTCAAGAGAATAATGAGCAGGCCTTCACCAAAGGCTAAAAATAACCCTGGCTTTGTGTGCAGTTCCCTGCGCTGACTTCATCTGGTGCGAAAACCACCTAGGCGCTTGCCGCATTGACATTGCGAATGGAATGCTTGGTTTCACTTCTCAGGCAACTGAAGGTGCTTTGAAACCCCAAAGGTATTCTTTAAAAATCCTTCTGGGTTATAGAAccacaagttctctctctctctctctctctctctctctctctctctctctctctctctctctctctctccctccctccctccctccctccctccctctctctctctctctctctctctctctctctctctctctctctctttctgtctccccctttctctctctgacagGCTTATGTAGCTTCAGCCCGGATATttatgaggatgaccttgaactgctgatcttcctgcctccacctccctaggaCTAAGATTATAAGCTACCATGCCTGCTTGCCCACCCTCTCTTTAGAGTGTGCGACCCACTAGGCTGACCCAGTGGCAATTCCTTTAACAGCCTTAGGAATccttccaggtttgtttttgtttgttggtttggtttggttttgattctgACAGAAGAGAATTAGAAAACAATGTATTAATTGCGTCCATATTCTTTAGCTtctctgtgtacgtgtgtgtgtgtgtgtgtgtgtgtgtgtgtgtgtgtgtgtgtgtgtgtgcatattcatgtgtgtgcaggtacacacgtGTGGAGGGAGGCACACATACATGGGCATGCATGAGAAAGCTAGAGGACAGTTCCTCTCATGTgtcatctaccttgtttttacttttgagacacagtcttcactggcctggagcttggtTGGTTAGCCGCCGGACATCGGGGATCCACCCAGCACTgacaccccagcactggggttgtaGGTACAGGCCACCGCACCTagtatttttgtttagtttaggttttgggttttttttttgtttgtttgtttgtttttgtttttaatgtgggttcatTAGAtctaactcaagtcctcatgacctgagtttacGTTACAACTACAGACTGGGCTACGTCCCCAGTCCTGTCCCATTTCACTCAAGGTGGAAATTACCAGAAATCTTATCTATTGTTCTTTTTGCATCTAATTTGTGCCAGGTTCTTTGTACACACAACTGAGAACCACAAAAGCAAGCGCTTTATTGCCCATTCTAGAGAAAAGAACAATGAGTTTCTGGTTAAAGAATTCCTTAGCTTCCTCTCAGTAAGGGACAACATACCTTCTTTCAAAAGTCCTCATGGttcccatacctggcactgtcAATGAGGCCACAAACCTGTGGTTAAAGAAGAACAGGTGAGGAAAAGATccaaagaatgtgtgtgtgtgtgatgctgagtAGTCAGCTTTGGCGggcaacagtgtgtgtgtgtgggggagtaaAACAGACCAAGCCTTCAGAAGCTCCTATTAGAACCCCAAAACTTCTGTTGCtgtgtttcaaaagaaaagaagcattAGTGTGCAGGA
This window harbors:
- the Islr gene encoding immunoglobulin superfamily containing leucine-rich repeat protein — translated: MRALCLLCWAVLLNLVQACPESCDCGEKYGFQIADCAYRDLQAVPPGFPANVTTLSLSANRLPRLPKGAFREVPLLQSLWLAHNEIRSVAAGALAPLGQLKSLDLSHNLISEFAWSDLHNLSALQLLKMDSNELAFIPRDAFLSLHALRSLQLNHNRLHTLAEGTFAPLTALSHLQINDNPFDCTCGLVWFKTWALATAMSIPEQDNVACTSPQVLKGTPLSRLPPLPCSAPSVQLSYQPSQDGAELRPGFVLALHCDVDGQPAPQLHWHIHTHGGTVEIVSPNVGTSGRALPGTLMTNGRPRFQAFANGSLLIPDFGKREEGTYTCLATNELGSAESSVNVALATPGEGGEDALGRRFHSKAAEGKGCYTVDNEVQPSGPEDNVVIIYLSRAGAPEAAIAAEGKPVQQLSGLLLLGQSLLVLFLACF